The DNA window TGTATGCCAGCCATTTGCGTGCCTGACACAAATCCACACTTAACGGCAAAACCACATGTGCCGACGCTTTAAAATTTGTTTCGTAATGTAAGTACATATGACGCATTATTAGATATGATTTTTTTATGGGAGCCAAGAGTTGAGTTGTCGGGTAGATGTGCTGGCAAGGCACATCATTGGATCGCTCAAGACTCGCCCCTCCGCTCGCTTGAGAGGCACTGGCGCCGCCACTGGGCATCTCCTCccgggcgccgccgccaccgagatCGTCCACTGTCGCCGGGCTCCTATTCCCGCGCGTTGCTGCGTCCGAGATCCACCGCCGCCGCGGAGCTCCTTCCCCGCGCGTGGCCGCTGGAGGCTGGACTACTCCCCACGCGTCGCCGACTCCGCGCTTCGTCCTCAGCTGCAGGGCTCCTCCTCCCCGCGTGAGCTCAGAGATCCTCCACTGCCGGGCTGCTCCTCACGCGAGCTCCGATATCCTCCACTGCCGAGTTCCGAaatccgccgccgccatcgtgcTTCTTCCCCTAGCTTCCGCATGTGCGGGATCTCTCTTGGTCTTCAACGTCACCAATCTTCCATCCTGCCGTCGACATGGATCTTGTGGCCGGGGCAGTGGGCAGCATCGTCACCAAGCTCGGCCAGCTCCTGCACGGGGAGTACAAGCTGCAGAAGGGCCTGCCAGAGCAAATCGAGTATCTGAAAAATGAGCTCGAGAGTGCGCACACGGCTCTCTGCAAGGTGGGCGAGACGCCGCCAGAGCATCAGGATCGACAGGTCCGGCTTTGGGCTCGCGAGGTCCGAGAGGCGTCCTACGACATGGAGGACATCCTCGATGCCTTCCTCGTCAATGTCATGGAGGGAGCCGCCCCTGCTGAGACTAAAAGCAAGAAAGGCTTGCTTAAACATCTCAAGAAGAACATGGCCAGGCTGTTGAAGACGAGCAAGGCCGCCCCTGCTGAGACTAAAAGTCTCAAGGAGAAGATGGACAAGCTGTTGAAGACGAGCAAGGCGCGCCACGACATCGCTGGCGCGATCGAGGACATGAAGAAACGACTCCAGGATGTGTCGGACCGCCGCGACAGGTACTCCATACCCGTTGCAGTGGCTGCGCCGCCCACCAAACTGGATCCTCGCCTTGTGGACATGCACAAAGAGGCAACACAGATTATTGGCATCGAGAGGACGAGGGTGAAGCTCATAGCCATGCTTCAGTCATCGACCCACGGCCACGGAGATGCTGGCGcctccagcagcagcaaccgGACCAAGATAGTTTCTGTGGTCGGAGCTGGTGGTTTGGGCAAGACCACTCTTGCCAAGGCGGTTTACGACGAGCTGAGTATGGGATATGATTGTCGAGCCTTTGTTTCGGTTGGCCGCAATTCTGACCTGGTGCAAGTCTTCACCAGCATCTTCCTCCTTCTCGACGAAAAAAAGTACAAGGCCATTCGTGATGTAAAGGACCTACAACTGCTCATTGGCGAACTCCGAAAATTCCTTGAAAACAAGAGGTATGCATTAATCAGTtaactagtagagaaacgaccttggatccagctcgaaatttggttttagtcccggtatttttcgcgcccgggactagagagacttttagtcccggtttgtagttccaaccaggactaaaggtttctctgtGTCAAtttatgattatatatatatatatatatatatatatatctgctaCACTGCTTGTGCTGTGTGCATAATATTGGGGAGCATACATACGTTTACCATTTAATTTGAAGATGTTTATTTCTCATTATGTATCGATGATGCAGTTGTGGTACAATTAATACTTCTTCTTGCTAGGGAATTTATATTTGATAAACAAATCTAAGATGCTTGTTTTTTTCATTATGAATCAAAGCTGCAGTTGTGGCAATTTATATTTGATAATACAAAGTTATAAAGTACCACTGGCAGATTCTACCTTGAGTAGAGGAATCCAGATTTTCATCCTTTGTCTAAAAATCTATAAAGTACCACTAGTATGTAATTTTCAAAGACTAAATAAAAGTGAGACATCACCCATATTCAATACTCGTATAGTACAGATGTAGTGCcgctcttcttctcctttgtacagTATAGTATAGTATAGTATGGACGATAGATGCTCCAGGGTTTACTAACTCTGTCTATTCATTTGTACTGTCTTTTTGGTAGGTACTTCATCGTTATTGACGACATATGGGACATAAATTCCTGGCAAGCAATAGGATCAGCTTTGCATCAGAACAATAACGGAAGTAGAGTAGTCAAAACTACTCGAAATCTTGAAGTAGCCTGTGGCGATGAAGTTTACCAGCTTGGCCCTCTTTCACATGATAACTCAAAGAAGCTCTTTTATATGAGGCTATATGGCGGTGAAGACAAATGTCCTGCTCATCATCCTGAAGAGGCATCCCAAAAAATTCTGGACAAATGTGGCGGTGTGCCATTAGCTATCATCACAATGGCTAGCTTGTTGGTGGGCAAATCAAGAGAGGATTGGTTTGAGGTCTGCAGCTCTCCTGGTTTCTATCGTGGCAGAGAGAACAAGCAAGTAGATGATACTGTGTGGATATTGTCCATTAGCTACTATGATCTGCCTTCTCATCTGAAGACTTGCTTACTGTACCTAAGTGTGTATCCCGAAGACTATGTGATCAAGAAAGATTCTTTGATATGGAAATGGGTAGCAGAAGGCTTTATAGAGAAGAAAACAGGAACAAGCCTGTTTCAGCGGGGAGAGAAATACTTCCATCAGCTCATAAACAGAAACATGATCCAAGGGGTAGAGTCAGAAGAGGAAGGCATCATACATTGCTGCCGTGTTCATGACATGGTCCTTGATCTTATTCGTGGTCTGGCAGGCGAAGAAAACTTCATCACTATCTCAAATGAGGATGGAGGAACATCATCACGACATAAGGTGCGCCGGATAGCACACCAGAATAGGAGATTGCTGGATCAATCCCATCCTGATGGTCATAGGGACATGACAGAACTGAGGTCATTGGTTGCCCACGGGTGTGATATCCGTGGTCTTGTCTTGCATCCGAGCTTTAAACTCTTACGTGTGCTAGCTTTAGAGAGGTGCACATCATCTGATAATGATGAGTATGACAGGCACTGGCTCGACCATCTTGGGAAACTAGTTCATCTGAGGTACCTTGGATTACGAGGTACAAAGGTCAGGGAGCTCCCGGAGGCGATAGGAGCTCTAAAGCTTCTACAGACACTGGACTTGGAAGGTATCAGAGTAAGAGGATATGGTATGCAAGTCGAACTACCATCGAGCGTTAGCCTGCTAACACGGTTGGTCTGCATAAGATGTGACGAATACACAAAGGTGCCCGATGGGTTCCTCCAGGAGGTGACGTCACTGGAGGAGATACAGATACGTGTTCGCATGCTGTCTTTTGAGTCCAAGAGGCAATTTTTGAAGGAGTTGGGCAACAAGAGCCTACTGAGGGTGCTCCGTGTGATTGGTATAGGCAAGCTGGATGAGAGTGTGCAGGCAGAACTTTTGAAGTCACTAGGCAATCTGCAGAAGCTCGAGCATCTGCATCTGCATGTTTTTCAGTTCCGTGAAAGTAGCCCTGCCTCAACAGAGTGGTATAAAGCCGTGCTTTCGGAACATCTCAGGCATTTGCATATACATGGGATCCGGTTCCCTTGTGTGCCATCATTCATAAATCCCACGCTTCTCCCCAACCTTTGCTACTTGTGCTTGTGTGTGGGTCATATGGACGAGGCAGGTCTGAGAGCCTTGGGTGGGCTGCCAGAACTCCGTTTCCTCCATATTGTACCGGCGGATTATGGTATGGCATCTGATAAGCAGGCTGCGGTAGTTAATATTGCTGCCAATGATGTCTTCTTCCACAAGTTGAGAAGCCTCAAGTTGGATGGCTGGATGGTCCAGTTGGCGACCAACGATGACTCGACTAGTTCTTCGTTTAGCATCTGGAGGGGAGGACAGGATGCTATGGACGTGGGCCGCAGCAGAGTAGCACCGGCCCCTGTTGTTGTCATGCCAAACCTCCATGGCCTTTGGTTCACTGTCCCTATCAGGGCTTTCTACAAGGATGGACACGCTACCTGGAGTGACAATCTCGGCTTGGACTTCAAGTGCCTCCCTTCACTACGCTATGTCAGGGCACGTCTCGACTGTAAGGATGCCTTCCCTGATGACGTGGACAAGGCAGAGGCTGAGCTCTGGTGCCAAGCAGAACTCCATCCCAATCGTTCCGCACTCAGATTGGACGTATTTAAAATTAATCAACGTAGGATGGCACGACCAATACAGAGCGACGATGAAGAGGTACGTACCAGCTGCCCAACTTGTTTTAAAAACCACATTCCTTTCCCAATTCCACTAACACGTACTTCTccattactatattattattatatatagtaACAGTATGTGTAGAAATCAAGGGCTGCGGTGCTACAAAAACCACCTAGGACGTAGCAAGATCCCAAAGAAATCATAGCCCTTGATTTAACACTTGTACATATGATGTAATTATCACTTTTCTAAGAAAAATAGATACAGTTAAGTATATACTTGTTACTATTGTCACGTACGGACTATGTTTGTGTTTGAGTACGCAAGAACATTAACTTTTAACATGATGTTGGTTGTAAAAGTGACTGACGCCCTTTCTTTTCGAGAACCATATATAAATACTACATATTCATTCCAGGCTGAGGACAAGGATACAGCAGAGGAGGATGAGATGACAGAGGAGGTCTCAGCAGCTTCACTATCTggcagagaagaggagaagaagagaaggaggagaacATTGTACGATATCCAAGTCTGAAACAAATGGGGAGGAGCCAATACACTAGTCGTATCAATTATCCATCAGTTTAATTATATGACGAATGCCAGTAAAGTGACCATCCAGTGCATCCTAATAGTCTGTGTTCATGACTAGTGTTTCATTTTAGTTGACTCAGGTGTGTTATGTCTTGGTGTGGGGCTAcaacatatatataatttgtaACAActctgttttcttttttttctttttttgcgaCTTGTGACAACTCTGTTTTTAGTCGAGTAATAATGTACGTAGACATATGCATCTGCGTGCCTTCAAAAACCCTGTAATAATAACGGGAAGATTTGTCTTCAAGTCGTTGCTGTGTGTACTCTCAAAACCTTAAGATGCAGAACATTGTATTAATAATTATCCACTTTCGACACTTGTGAGATATTTGCCGCCACGCGAtcgtttttttttttctgtttcgaGGATGTGCATAGTTTTGCTGCTGGAGTTCTCTCCTGCAGATTGTGTTGCAGGTACGAGAAGCACGGGTTCGATGACTTCGATCTGCTGGTTTGCATCTTGTACCGATTGTATGTGTGCGCCAAGCTGCCTAATTGTCTTATCTATTATTCCGAATGCCCCTCCCACGAAAGCCCCCACCCGTCGTCGCTGAACCCTAACCTCTAAATCTGATTCTGAGCCCAACCGTTTCCTACACAAGTAGTCGTAGGCCATGGCGACACGGCCTGAAGACCTGCTGCCAGTTGAGACCTGCAGCCATCCCCTAGGACGGGTTCGCCAAGATCCGCGACATCATCGATGACTACCCTTACATCGCCGTGGACGTGCAGCACCCCGGCGTACATGGTGCACTGCCCTCTCCGTCCGTAGCTGCTGAGCAACTCGTTTCTGCAGAGAATGAAGATATGATGGCACAACCAATACACAGCGACGATGAAGAGGTACGTACCAGCTGCCTAACTTGTTTAACAACCACATTCCATTCGCCATTCCACTAAGGCACTAACACGTACTACTTCTCCAttaatatattattattatagtaACAATATACCCAGAAAATCATAGCCCTTGATTTTTAGAATTAGTAGGACAATTAAATTTCATCCAGGACGTCCTAGCTTCCTTGTTTAATTTCATCTGCCTGTGCTACTGTACATATGAAGTAATTATTATCACTTTTCTAAGAAAATAGATACAGTTAAGTATATACTTGTTACTGTTGTCACGTACGGACTATATGTTTGAGTATGCAAGAACATTAATTTTTAACATGATGTTGGTTTTAAAAGTGTTGTGCTATGGCTAGTGACAAATAAATCACGTATACCATCAACATGATTTTTCTGTTAAAAATGGATCTACTCATGTTGAAAAGATCATTACGGATAACGTTAGTCGTTCCACATTTAAAAAATTAATTTTACAGGTATATCACTCttgatctttatttgtcaagttaCAAGAAAAGAACATGTTAGTAAAGCAAGATACTTTATATCTCATCCACATGTCATATTATTGCATCAAATACCAAAGTTAGATCATGCGTGCATGTATATTAGATCTATCTAATAAGTAGACGTTTTctctatttattctgtgtttcttctattgcCTCTTATAAGAACAGGTAATATGTAATAATTTACAATTAGATCAACGGTTCACACACACTTCGAAGTAACGTAGTCTGTTGTTGATTGTTTTAGCCGACTTCATCCATCATTTCCATTGACCTTCATGAATCATCAATGCTAGACTGATAATgctaatcaaaattatttttCCTTACGATTTTTATTTCAGTCTTCAGAGACTCAGCCTTTTGCCTCTTGATCCTCCATGGGAGGAGTTTGCGGCTTAAGTTGGTGGATCTCAGGACGTTGGGAGCATTTTGGTGCTCCTGTCTACTGTCCCCTATATTGCCGCATGCATGGAGCTGGTGTCAGTCTACTACACGGTCACATATCTCTGTGTGCTCTTGATGGACCTTTGCGTGCTTTAAACCAGCCTCTAATAATGTTGATCGACGACGATCATGCCTGTTGTTTAGTATATTTCATTTCTCTCTAGCACTTATTGTTGGCGTACCTACAAGTATATTTGGAACAtaaatgatatgtgtgtttatgtTAAATGAGGCTTAAATTTGGTTTTCGTGTGCctccgcatgcatgcatgccaacCCATCTTCAAGAGCTCCATCGGGGGTCCAGTTTGCTTTGCGGAATTTCCCAACCAGTGAAGCTAGCACTTTCATTCACTTCGTTGCTATGATCTTGGCTACTGTATTATTGATGTATTTAAATTGTAGTGACTAACGTTGTCATGGCTGTCGTGTCATggaatttattttaatttgggCAGTTACATGTGTTTTTTCACAATAATTCCATTTCTATGTCATATATGCACAAGTGTAGTTTCCCTCGCGCGTTACTCCCTCACCACTTTACCCCAGAGTCACTTCTGACGAAAGGGAAGAAATAACTCCCTTGTTTTCACTCTACCAAAGTTTGAATATAGTTGTGAGGTCCTAGAGAAGGACCGCGATAAAGCGCCACTCGTCACGCGCTTCGGGAGCACGTGCGACCCGACTCCACCCTGCGATCGTTGTCTTCCTCCTCACGCTTGCGCTTGTCCTCGCCCCGCCCCCACCCCTCAACCCTGGCCTCCCCTAACCTCCAGCGCGATGGCTCCGGTGTCGTCCTCGTCTTGGCCCCTGCCCCGGCCCCCGCTCCCGCCGCCTCGCTGCGCCACCCACCTGGCCCGCCCCTTGAACCCACTGTATGATGGAATTTTGGCATGTTGTAATATTATTACATAGCCTATTTAGCATGAGTCGAATGAGGCCTATAAAATAATTTGACAATTACGTGATACCTACGAAATATGggctatatatatatttgatcctTAAAGATGAACGAGTTGCCCAATAACCATCAATTAGCACTATGGCTAATTAACAATATTAGGCTCATGCATGGCCCATCCAAGTGTTCTCTCTCGCGTGTGGCTTGCTGAGACTTTTGCAGGCTTAGATCTTTTGGACAAAATAATTAGCGTATTGCTAATTAAGCCTATTGCCCGGCGTATACGTGTACAAATGCACAGTCATTGTGGCATAAGAATTGTATATTAGTTTGCCCGGTTTGCGCTAGCATGCAGGGCCGGGTTCGTGAAGATTATTTGGGCTGATTAGCACCGGCCATTAGCGGTCACTAATCTTAATTACGGGCCTCCAGGAAATGATTTGTGCATGGCCCATGCAAGTTGTACGTGTACACAAGAATGTACGCCAGACGCCACTGCGGCAGCACGTCAGCACATTCTCTAGAAACTCCTCGAGAGCACACGCGAAACGTTAAGGCGGTGATGATGAATtcaaatacatatatatatatatatatatatatatatatatatgcttttagCTAGTGTTTGTGCGTGTGTGCTGTGGCCCATCAACTTCCGTTTGAAATTTGAAATCGAACTCGCCGCGCGCGCCGACCGACGCTCCTGCGCGACAGATCGATGGCACCGCGGTAAGCCTGCGctggcctataaaaggaggccaaccttctccctctctcaacACACTGGCAATCACCAACACGCCGCCCCCTGCTGTGTACACACGCGTTCCTCTCCACGCCATCGCCGCCGGACGGCAAGCATGGCCACCGCGGCGGCGGAGCGGCGTGGCCCGGCAACACCTCTTCATCTTAGCAAGCCGGGCCTTGATGGCCCAGGAACACCACCAGTGTAGCTAGCTAAGTGCGAACAAGCGTATACATGTACCATGCAAGCTTGTACGTGCAAAGTGCACATCTGCACAAGTCACAAGCTAGTTCGATAATGTTGCTCGGCTAATTTTTTTTTAGGGGAATGTTGCTCGGCTAATTGTTGTCCCAATAGTGACTTCTCGGCCCATCCGAGATACAGGTTCAGCTAGGAAACTCATTTGGGTTCGGTACCCGCAAATGATTCTAAGTAGTCATGACAAAGCGCTCAAGTTCACGCGCATATATATAATTGGCAAGCTGACCAAGTTTCACGCCAATGATGTCGGAAATTCAATCAAGCAGAAATCTCCTAAGTACTACATGACCACAAGTCTCACAATTATCACACCACCGTCCACACCATCAAAGCGGGTGAACATGTGAAGTCATTTTCTTCCCCTGACCGACGAGGCTAGGACGTTTCTTTTCCGTGACCGACGAGGCCGGAATTACTTTGTTTGTGACCGATGAGGTCGAACACTTGACTTCATTATGGGATCCGCATGACGAGGCCGGATGCCTTTGCTAGAGGCCGACGAGGCTCTAGTACTTCGCCATTTTTATTCATTTGTGCTCATGCATATACATGGAGACAACTCTAATTTATTTGGAGACGACACTGACGA is part of the Miscanthus floridulus cultivar M001 chromosome 9, ASM1932011v1, whole genome shotgun sequence genome and encodes:
- the LOC136480727 gene encoding putative disease resistance RPP13-like protein 3, translated to MDLVAGAVGSIVTKLGQLLHGEYKLQKGLPEQIEYLKNELESAHTALCKVGETPPEHQDRQVRLWAREVREASYDMEDILDAFLVNVMEGAAPAETKSKKGLLKHLKKNMARLLKTSKAAPAETKSLKEKMDKLLKTSKARHDIAGAIEDMKKRLQDVSDRRDRYSIPVAVAAPPTKLDPRLVDMHKEATQIIGIERTRVKLIAMLQSSTHGHGDAGASSSSNRTKIVSVVGAGGLGKTTLAKAVYDELSMGYDCRAFVSVGRNSDLVQVFTSIFLLLDEKKYKAIRDVKDLQLLIGELRKFLENKRYFIVIDDIWDINSWQAIGSALHQNNNGSRVVKTTRNLEVACGDEVYQLGPLSHDNSKKLFYMRLYGGEDKCPAHHPEEASQKILDKCGGVPLAIITMASLLVGKSREDWFEVCSSPGFYRGRENKQVDDTVWILSISYYDLPSHLKTCLLYLSVYPEDYVIKKDSLIWKWVAEGFIEKKTGTSLFQRGEKYFHQLINRNMIQGVESEEEGIIHCCRVHDMVLDLIRGLAGEENFITISNEDGGTSSRHKVRRIAHQNRRLLDQSHPDGHRDMTELRSLVAHGCDIRGLVLHPSFKLLRVLALERCTSSDNDEYDRHWLDHLGKLVHLRYLGLRGTKVRELPEAIGALKLLQTLDLEGIRVRGYGMQVELPSSVSLLTRLVCIRCDEYTKVPDGFLQEVTSLEEIQIRVRMLSFESKRQFLKELGNKSLLRVLRVIGIGKLDESVQAELLKSLGNLQKLEHLHLHVFQFRESSPASTEWYKAVLSEHLRHLHIHGIRFPCVPSFINPTLLPNLCYLCLCVGHMDEAGLRALGGLPELRFLHIVPADYGMASDKQAAVVNIAANDVFFHKLRSLKLDGWMVQLATNDDSTSSSFSIWRGGQDAMDVGRSRVAPAPVVVMPNLHGLWFTVPIRAFYKDGHATWSDNLGLDFKCLPSLRYVRARLDCKDAFPDDVDKAEAELWCQAELHPNRSALRLDVFKINQRRMARPIQSDDEEAEDKDTAEEDEMTEEVSAASLSGREEEKKRRRRTLYEKHGFDDFDLLDGFAKIRDIIDDYPYIAVDVQHPGVHGALPSPSVAAEQLVSAENEDMMAQPIHSDDEEMYTLYWHTCLPSFGAVAAVASLLKRPGVIVFSACLGPAVVADERASTERKMLPALLRPIHGRKLLLAIVSSWPAPPSR